The genomic interval CGAGGCGAGCGAGCTCTACCACTTCGAGGCCGTGGGCCTGGAGGTTCGCACCGTCGCGGGTGAGGTCCTGGGCAGCGTGGTCCGGGTCATGCCGCTCCCTGCGCAGGACGTCTGGGTGATCCACGGGCCGGGCCAGAACGGCCGCACGCGCGAGGTGCTGCTGCCGCTCGCGGAGAACGTCGTCCGCGAGATCGACCTCACGACCCGCACCGCGCTGGTCGACCCGCCGCCGGGCCTGATCGAGCCGTAGCGCGAGCCGCAGGTCGCCCGTGCGCATCGACGTCCTGACGATCTTTCCGGAGTACTTCTCCGGCATCCTCGCGACGAGCCTGCTCGGCAAGGCGATCGCGCGCGGCACGCTCGACGTCCGCCTGCACCAGCTGCGCGACTGGACGACGGACAAGCACCGCACCGTCGACGACACGCCGTACGGCGGCGGGCACGGCATGGTGATGAAGATCGAGCCGCTGGTCGCGGCGCTCGAGGCGATCTCGCCGCCGGGCGCGCGGCGCATCCTGCTCACCGCCCGCGGCTCGCGCTTCACCCAGGAGACCGCCCACCGGCTCGCGCGCGAGGAGGCGCTGGTGCTGGTCTGCGGCCGCTACGAGGGCATCGACGAGCGGATCGATCGCTACGTCGACGAGCAGCTCTGCATCGGCGACTACGTGCTGTCGGGTGGCGAGGCGGCGGCCGCGGTGGTGATCGACGCGGTCACGCGGCTCGTCCCCGGGGTGATCGGCAACGAGGGCTCGCTGCACGAGGAGTCGTTCTCGAACGGGCTCCTCGAGTACCCGCAGTACACGCGGCCCGAGGTCTTCCGCGGCGACCGGGTGCCCGAGGTCCTGCTGTCCGGGAACCACGCCGCGATCGAGCGCTGGCGGCGCGAGGCCGCGCTCGCGGTCACCGCGGCGCGCCGGCCGGACCTGCTGGCGGCCCGCGAGGCGGCCGGGGAAGCGTCGGCCCATAACAAGAAAACCAAGTGAAATCGCGACTTTACGTCGCCCTCCTGCACCACCCCGTGGTCGACAAGCACGGTCGGGTGGTGACCACGTCGATCACCAACATCGACGTCCACGACATCGCCCGCAGCGCCCGGACCTTCGGCGTGCGGCGCTTCTACGTCGTCCACCCCATCCCGGGCCTGCGCTCGCTCGCCGAGCGCATCGTCGAGCACTGGCGAAGTGGGTACGGAAGTCGTTACAACCCTTCGCGCCACGAGGCGATCGGTCTGGTCGAGGTCGCGCCCGATCTCGATCACGTGCTGGCCGCGGTGGAGCAGGACGGCGGACGGATGCCGCGCCTGGTCGCCACCTCGGCTCGCGAGCGCCCCGGGGCGATGAGCTACGAGGAAATGGCCAGGCGTCTCGCCGAGGGCGAAGACTCCTGGCTACTGCTTTTTGGAACGGGTTACGGTATGGCCGACGAGATCTTCGCGCGCTGCGACGCGCTTCTCGAGCCGGTGCGCGGCGTCGACGGGTACAATCACCTGTCGGTGCGCTCGGCGGCCGCCATCGTCCTGGACCGATTGACACGGACCCGCTGAGGGCCGTTCGAGCTTCGTTCGGAAGGAAAGGCACATGAACGTCATCGACGCGATCGAACGCGAGCAGCTCCGGACCGA from Candidatus Binatia bacterium carries:
- the trmD gene encoding tRNA (guanosine(37)-N1)-methyltransferase TrmD; the protein is MRIDVLTIFPEYFSGILATSLLGKAIARGTLDVRLHQLRDWTTDKHRTVDDTPYGGGHGMVMKIEPLVAALEAISPPGARRILLTARGSRFTQETAHRLAREEALVLVCGRYEGIDERIDRYVDEQLCIGDYVLSGGEAAAAVVIDAVTRLVPGVIGNEGSLHEESFSNGLLEYPQYTRPEVFRGDRVPEVLLSGNHAAIERWRREAALAVTAARRPDLLAAREAAGEASAHNKKTK
- a CDS encoding RNA methyltransferase; its protein translation is MKSRLYVALLHHPVVDKHGRVVTTSITNIDVHDIARSARTFGVRRFYVVHPIPGLRSLAERIVEHWRSGYGSRYNPSRHEAIGLVEVAPDLDHVLAAVEQDGGRMPRLVATSARERPGAMSYEEMARRLAEGEDSWLLLFGTGYGMADEIFARCDALLEPVRGVDGYNHLSVRSAAAIVLDRLTRTR